Within the Pseudomonas guangdongensis genome, the region CAACGACACCCTCGATACCTGGGCGCTCAAGCCGCTGGCGCGCGGCTATCAGGCGGTTACCCCGCAGTTCGTCGAGGACGGCATCGGCAACGTGTTTGCCAACCTCGGCGAGGTCGGCAACCTGGGCAACAACCTGTTGCAGGGCAAGCTGCACGATGCCGGGGTCGATACCGCGCGGATGCTGATCAACACCACCGTCGGCGTGCTGGGCTTCTTCGACGTTGCGCGCCACGCGGGCCTGATACGCAACGACGAGGACTTCGGGCAGACCCTCGGGGTCTGGGGCGTGTCCAGCGGTCCCTACCTGATGCTGCCGTTCTTCGGGCCGAGCTCGCCGCGCGATGCCGCCGGTCTGGCGGTCGACAGCCTGCACTCGTTCTACCCGCACATCGGCCATGTGCCGACCCGCAACAGCGTGCGGGCGCTGGACGTGGTGGATACCCGCGCCGGTCTGCTCCCGGCCGAGAGGGTGATCACCGGCGACAAGTACCTGTTCATCCGCAACGCCTACCTGCAGAACCGCGAATTCAAGGTCTTCGACGGTCAGGTCGAGGACGATTTCTGAGACCCGCTCGACCCTCCGCGGTGCGACAGGACGTCGCTGCAACAGGGTGTTTCGGCGGCGCCTTTGCGGCTTGAACCCGCCTGCCGATGCGAGTAGTGTCGCGCCTTGTATCGGCGGCCCCGGCCGCCGGTCTGCCCAACTTCTCAGCCGAGCCGCCTGCGGCGCCGTTTGCCTGGATGATGCATGCATACAATCAGTGCCAAGCTGCTGGTCGTCGATGATAACGACGGGGTGCGCGCCCATTTGGCCGCCTACCTTGAAGATGCCGGTTTCTGCGTCCTGCAGGCCGCCAGCGCATTGCGCGGCCTGCAGCTGTTCGAGCTGGAACAGCCCGATCTGGTGATCTGCGACCTGGGCCTGCCGCAGCAGTCCGGCAAGGAGCTGGTGCGGCGCATTCTGGAGTGCGACGGCGACGCGCCGGTGATCGCGACCTCCGATGCCGGTGTGGTGAGCGACGCCGTCGAGGCTTTGCGCCTCGGCGCGGTCGACTATCTGGTCAAGCCGCTGGACGATCTGGCGATGCTCGAGCACTCGGTGCGTCGCGCGCTGGATCGTGCGCGCCTGCGCCAGGAAAACCGTCGTTACCGCGAACGGCTGGAGGCCGCCAACCGCGAGTTGCAGGCCAGCCTCAGCCTGCTGCAGGAAGACCAGGACGCCGGGCGCCACGTGCAGATGAACATGCTGCCGGTAACGCCCTGGCAGGCGGGCGAGTTCCGCTTCGCCCACCAGATCATCCCCTCGCTGTACCTGTCCGGCGACTTCGTCGACTACTTCCGCGTCGACGAGCGGCGCATCGCCTTCTACCTGGCCGACGTCTCCGGGCATGGCGCCTCGTCGGCCTTCGTCACCGTGCTGCTCAAGTTCATGACCACGCGACTGCTCTACGAGTCGCGGCGCAACCGGCAGCGCACGCTGCCCGAGTTTCGTCCCTCCGACGTGCTGGCGCACATCAATCGCGGCCTGATCAACTGCAAGCTCGGCAAGCATGTGACCATGCTCGGCGGGGTGATCGACGAAACCACCGGCACCATGACCTACAGCATCGGCGGCCATCTGCCGCTGCCGGTGCTGTACAGCGAGGGTCAGGCCCGTTATCTGGAAGGGCGCGGCCTGCCGGTCGGCCTGTTCGAGGACGCCAGCTACGAAGATCACGAGCTGCAGTTGCCGGAAGCCTTCAGCCTGACGCTGCTCTCCGACGGTATCCTCGACCTGCTGCCGGGCGAGACGCTGAAGGACAAGGAAGCGGCGCTGCCGCAGTGCGTCTGCGAGGCCGGCGGCAGTCTCGACGGACTGCGCCGCGTGTTCGGGCTGGCCAACCTGGGCGAGATGCCCGATGATATCGCGTTGCTGGTGCTGAGCAGGAATTTTGCATGAGTACGGGTAAGATCCAGTTCGCCGAACAGGACGGCACCTTCGCCCTCAAGTTTGTCGGCGAAGTCCGCTTGACGCTGTGTTCGGCGCTGGATGCGACCATCGAGAAGATCTTTGGCGCGGGTAATTTCTCCTCGATCATCATCGATCTGACGGAGGCTTCGAATATCGACAGCACGACCCTCGGCCTGCTGGCCAAGCTGTCGATCCTGTCGCGGCAGAAGATCGGTCTGCTGCCGACCCTGGTGACCACCAATCCGGACATCACACGCCTGCTCGAGTCGATGGGCTTCGAGCGGGTATTTAACATGGTCGGTACGCCGGTGCCTTGTCCGGAATGCCTGCGCGACCTGCCGGCGCAGGATCTCTCCGAGGCGCTGGTGAAGACCAAGGTGCTGGAGGCGCACCGTATCCTCATGGGTCTCAACGAGCACAACCGCGAGGCCTTCCGCGATCTGGTCTCCGCACTGGAGCGGCACTGAACCGACGCAAGTCGCAGCATTTCAACTTCATGAGCCCACAAAAAAGCCGCACCCTCGGGCGCGGCTTTTTTGTGTCGAGCGTCAGGCGTGTGCCGCCAGCAGCGCTTCGAGCTTTTCCTGATCGCGGGCGAACAGGCGAATACCCTCGGCCAGCTTCTCGGTGGCCATGGCGTCCTCGTTGAGGCGCCAGCGGAAGCCGCTCTCGTCGAGGCTCTCGCGTGGCTCGCCGGCAGTGCCCGGCGCCAGACGGCGCGGCAGCTCGCCCTCGGCGTCGGCCAACTGCTGCAGCAGCTCCGGGCTGATGGTCAGGCGGTCGCAGCCGGCCAGCTGTTCGATCTGGCCGATATTACGGAAGCTGGCGCCCATCACCACGGTTCCGTAGCCGTTGGCCTTGTAGTAGTCGTAGATGCGGGTGACCGAGCGCACGCCCGGGTCTTCGGCGCCGGCGAAGTCGCGACCCTTGGCCTTCTTGTGCCAGTCGTAGATGCGCCCGACGAAGGGCGAGATGAGGAACACCCCGGCATCGGCACAGGCCTGGGCCTGAGCGAAGGAGAACAGCAGAGTCAGGTTGGTCTGGATGCCCTGGCGCTCCAGTTGCTCGGCGGCGCGGATGCCTTCCCAGGTTGCGGCGACCTTGATCAGTACCCGCTCGCGACCGATGCCGGCCTGCTCGTACAGGCCAATCAGGCGCCGCGCGCGCTCGGCGGTGGCGGCGCTGTCGAAGGACAGCCGCGAATCCACTTCGGTGGAGACGCGGCCGGGAACGATCTGCAGGATCTCGCGGCCCACCGCCACCGCGAAGCGGTCGCAGGCCAGCCCGAGATCCTGTCCTGCACTGGCGATGGCGGCCTGCAGTTGTCCGGCATAGCGGGGCAGAGCGGCGGCCTTGAGCAGCAGCGAGGGATTGGTGGTGGCGTCCACCGGCTGCAGGCGGGCAATGGCCTCGACGTCGCCGGTGTCGGCGACCACGGTGGTGTACAGCTTGAGTTGCTCCAGCTTGGAAGTCATCTGACAAGAACCCTGTCGTTACAGATGCTTCGACATTAACCGAGCAGCGCACCCCGGCTCAATGGGCTTGCGCCCCGGCAGGTTGCGGCAACGCCGTGCTTGCCGGAGTCCGAGCCTGCCGCAGGGCCTCGGTGATCCGGGGCGACTTTCCGGCGTATCTCGGCGGGCTCAGTGCGTGCCCAGCAGTTCGATGGCGTGATCGAAGACACTGAGCGGCGCCGGGCTCTTGTGCACGTCCACCGACAGCACCTGGCGGAAGCGCCGCGCTCCGTGGAATCCCTGAGCCAGCCCGAGCACATGGCGGGTGATGTGGTGCATGGCGCCGCCCTGCGCCAGGTGCCGCTCGATGTAAGGGCGCAGCTGGCGCAGCACGTCGCCGCGGCTGGGCGCCGCGCGTTCGCTGCCGAACAGCTGCCGGTCGACCTCGGCCAGCAGGTAGGGGTTGTGGTAGGCCTCGCGGCCGAGCATCACCCCGTCGAAGGTCTGCAGGTGCGTGCGGCACTCCTCCAGCGTCTTGATCCCGCCGTTGAGGACGACCTCCAGCGCCGGAAAGTCGCGCTTGAGCTGCGCGGCCACTTCGTAGCGCAGCGGCGGCACCTCGCGGTTCTCCTTCGGCGACAGGCCTTCGAGGATGGCGATGCGCGCATGCACGGTGAAACTGCTGCAACCGGCCTCGGCCACCTGGCCGACGAAGTCGCACAGCTCGGCATAGCTGTCGCGGCCGTTGATGCCGATGCGGTGCTTGACCGTCACCGCGATGCCGACCGCATCGCGCATTGCCTTCACGCAGTCGGCCACCAGCGCCGGATGCCCCATCAGGCAGGCGCCGATCATGTTGTGCTGCACCCGGTCGCTGGGGCAGCCGACGTTGAGGTTCACCTCGTCGTAACCCCA harbors:
- the dusA gene encoding tRNA dihydrouridine(20/20a) synthase DusA, with the translated sequence MTHTPSESRANQGIQSRRFSVAPMMDWTDRHCRFFLRLLSQHALLYTEMVTTGALLHGDRARFLDHDASEHPLALQLGGSVPAELAACAKLAEDWGYDEVNLNVGCPSDRVQHNMIGACLMGHPALVADCVKAMRDAVGIAVTVKHRIGINGRDSYAELCDFVGQVAEAGCSSFTVHARIAILEGLSPKENREVPPLRYEVAAQLKRDFPALEVVLNGGIKTLEECRTHLQTFDGVMLGREAYHNPYLLAEVDRQLFGSERAAPSRGDVLRQLRPYIERHLAQGGAMHHITRHVLGLAQGFHGARRFRQVLSVDVHKSPAPLSVFDHAIELLGTH
- the tal gene encoding transaldolase codes for the protein MTSKLEQLKLYTTVVADTGDVEAIARLQPVDATTNPSLLLKAAALPRYAGQLQAAIASAGQDLGLACDRFAVAVGREILQIVPGRVSTEVDSRLSFDSAATAERARRLIGLYEQAGIGRERVLIKVAATWEGIRAAEQLERQGIQTNLTLLFSFAQAQACADAGVFLISPFVGRIYDWHKKAKGRDFAGAEDPGVRSVTRIYDYYKANGYGTVVMGASFRNIGQIEQLAGCDRLTISPELLQQLADAEGELPRRLAPGTAGEPRESLDESGFRWRLNEDAMATEKLAEGIRLFARDQEKLEALLAAHA
- the rssC gene encoding anti-sigma factor antagonist RssC gives rise to the protein MSTGKIQFAEQDGTFALKFVGEVRLTLCSALDATIEKIFGAGNFSSIIIDLTEASNIDSTTLGLLAKLSILSRQKIGLLPTLVTTNPDITRLLESMGFERVFNMVGTPVPCPECLRDLPAQDLSEALVKTKVLEAHRILMGLNEHNREAFRDLVSALERH
- a CDS encoding MlaA family lipoprotein translates to MREIRSHWLGRAAAILLASLPLLAQASEEDPWEAFNRPVFVFNDTLDTWALKPLARGYQAVTPQFVEDGIGNVFANLGEVGNLGNNLLQGKLHDAGVDTARMLINTTVGVLGFFDVARHAGLIRNDEDFGQTLGVWGVSSGPYLMLPFFGPSSPRDAAGLAVDSLHSFYPHIGHVPTRNSVRALDVVDTRAGLLPAERVITGDKYLFIRNAYLQNREFKVFDGQVEDDF
- the rssB gene encoding two-component system response regulator RssB, translated to MHTISAKLLVVDDNDGVRAHLAAYLEDAGFCVLQAASALRGLQLFELEQPDLVICDLGLPQQSGKELVRRILECDGDAPVIATSDAGVVSDAVEALRLGAVDYLVKPLDDLAMLEHSVRRALDRARLRQENRRYRERLEAANRELQASLSLLQEDQDAGRHVQMNMLPVTPWQAGEFRFAHQIIPSLYLSGDFVDYFRVDERRIAFYLADVSGHGASSAFVTVLLKFMTTRLLYESRRNRQRTLPEFRPSDVLAHINRGLINCKLGKHVTMLGGVIDETTGTMTYSIGGHLPLPVLYSEGQARYLEGRGLPVGLFEDASYEDHELQLPEAFSLTLLSDGILDLLPGETLKDKEAALPQCVCEAGGSLDGLRRVFGLANLGEMPDDIALLVLSRNFA